One Mycolicibacterium sp. TUM20985 genomic window, CGGCATGGGTCAGTCGCTGCAGCGCATCCAGTCGGTGAGCGACCTCGTCGGGGTCGCCGACGAATTGCGTTGCGGTGCGGTCCCTGACGAGTTCCTGCTTCTCCGAACTCAACGGCAGGCTCGACGTCGGATCGGGGTACGGGACGGCACCGTCACCCGCCCGGATGGAGTGCACCCAGTGCCCGTAGGTCGACGCCAGCTGCCGGGCCGTGGCGGTGTCGTCGGCCACCACGATGTCCGCGGACACCACGACATGGGGCTCGCGGAGCTCGGCCGACGGCTGGAAGCCGTCGCGATAGACGTCGATCGCCCCCAGCGCCGTCGCCGGCGTGATGTGGTAGCTCGCGACGAACGGCAGCCCGAACTTCGCCGCCACCCGGGCGCTCTGCCCCTTGCTGCTGCCAAACACCCACGGCCGCAACGGCGCTCCCTCACCCGGCGTGACGTGGGCCTCCACCCCGTCGACGTGATAGGAGCCGTCGAGCATCGCCAGGATGTCGGCCACCTGGTCCGCGAAGTCGGGTGCGCTGGCCTCGGGCTGCTGCAGCACCGACATCCTGGCCTGCAATC contains:
- a CDS encoding LLM class flavin-dependent oxidoreductase — translated: MNVPLSILDLVPISEGSDAATALRNTVDLARHAEQWGYRRYWLAEHHFVAVASSSPAVLIGQLAAATERIHVGAAAVQLGYTTAVAVVESFGILDALYPGRMDLGVGRSGQRRRAAATAVTRPKGPPRPWQEIDDVVIPAPFDISALLSNPRLQARMSVLQQPEASAPDFADQVADILAMLDGSYHVDGVEAHVTPGEGAPLRPWVFGSSKGQSARVAAKFGLPFVASYHITPATALGAIDVYRDGFQPSAELREPHVVVSADIVVADDTATARQLASTYGHWVHSIRAGDGAVPYPDPTSSLPLSSEKQELVRDRTATQFVGDPDEVAHRLDALQRLTHADELVVTSVTHAHADRLRSHELIAKRWGL